A single genomic interval of Sander lucioperca isolate FBNREF2018 chromosome 9, SLUC_FBN_1.2, whole genome shotgun sequence harbors:
- the aqp4 gene encoding aquaporin-4 isoform X1: MLRRERCVCWLNNSPGLMNENTSHTTRKERGRARYCVWRFLSWCNRQTIMVAFKGIWTKDFWRAVSGEYLATLIFVLLSLGSTINWAAGEEKPPPADLVLISLCFGLSIATMVQCFGHISGGHINPAVTAAMVVTRKLSLAKGFFYVVAQCLGGITGAAILYLVTPAAVRGSFGVTTVNSNISLGHAFLVELLITFELVFTIFATCDPKRTDLGGSASLSIGFAVVIGHLFAIPYTGASMNPARSFAPALVTLNFENHWVYWVGPILGGIMAAGLYEYLYCPDPEMKKRLKQVFQKDPSVKYREVETEDIAIKPGFIHAINLVKAEKKDTFQDPTGEVLSSV, from the exons ATGTTAAGAAGGGAGAGATGTGTCTGCTGGTTGAATAACTCACCAGGACTTATGAATgaaaacacatcacacacaacgaggaaagagagaggcagagcaCGTTATTGCGTTTG GAGGTTCCTGTCCTGGTGTAACAGGCAGACCATAATGGTGGCATTCAAAGGGATCTGGACCAAAGACTTCTGGAGGGCTGTGTCTGGAGAATACCTGGCCACTCTCATCTTTGTCCTTCTCAGTCTGGGCTCCACCATCAACTGGGCTGCAGGGGAGGAGAAGCCTCCCCCAGCTGACCTAGTCCTTATCTCCCTGTGCTTTGGCCTGAGCATCGCCACTATGGTGCAGTGTTTTGGCCACATTAGTGGTGGACACATTAACCCGGCAGTCACTGCAGCAATGGTTGTAACTAGAAAGCTAAGTCTGGCAAAAGGATTCTTCTATGTGGTGGCTCAGTGCCTGGGAGGTATTACAGGAGCTGCGATCCTTTACCTAGTCACACCTGCTGCTGTTAGAGGGTCATTCGGTGTGACCACG GTGAACTCCAACATCTCATTAGGACATGCCTTTCTTGTGGAACTCCTTATCACATTCGAACTGGTCTTCACCATCTTCGCCACCTGTGATCCCAAACGCACAGACCTAGGAGGTTCTGCTAGCCTTTCAATCGGCTTTGCTGTAGTTATTGGTCACTTATTTGCA ATCCCTTATACAGGAGCCAGCATGAACCCTGCTCGATCCTTTGCTCCTGCACTGGTCACACTCAACTTCGAGAACCACTGG GTATACTGGGTGGGGCCCATTCTGGGGGGCATCATGGCGGCTGGTCTGTATGAGTACCTATACTGCCCTGACCCTGAGATGAAGAAGAGGCTGAAGCAGGTCTTTCAGAAGGACCCATCAGTGAAATACAGGGAAGTGGAGACAGAGGACATTGCCATCAAGCCAGGATTTATCCATGCCATCAATCTGGTGAAAGCTGAGAAAAAGGATACTTTCCAGGACCCAACGGGAGAGGTGCTGTCTTCAGTATGA
- the LOC116046061 gene encoding BTB/POZ domain-containing protein KCTD1 isoform X1 has protein sequence MDETDIMDLTHQKARKRPRPISSVDESVHASLKRLPMRAAECREPSLMFSVRGEPVPAASLKQNDHSVTSSPNTVMPAQDHRSSMSRPMITRSPVSPLSNQGIPAPAQLTKSNAPVHIDVGGHMYTSSLATLTKFPESRIGRLFDGTEPIVLDSLKQHYFIDRDGHMFRYILNFLRTSKLLIPEDFKDYSLLYEEARYFQLQPMLAELERWRQDQELGRVSRPCECLVVRVAPDLGERIALSGDKALIEDVFPEIGDVMCNSVNAGWNHDSTHVIRFPLNGYCHLNSVQVLERLQQRGFEIAGSCGGGVDSSQFSEYVLRRELRRTSQRGSNSNRIKQEQLD, from the exons ATGGACGAAACGGACATCATGGACTTAACGCATCAGAAAGCGAGAAAGCGACCGCGTCCAATCAGTTCTGTGGATGAGTCCGTGCACGCTTCCCTCAAACGGCTCCCGATGCGAGCGGCGGAGTGCAGGGAGCCCTCACTGATGTTCTCAGTCAGAGGAGAGCCGGTCCCCGCAGCATCTCTCAAGCAAAATGACCATTCGGTGACTTCCTCTCCAAATACAGTGATGCCGGCGCAG GATCATCGCTCCAGCATGTCCAGGCCCATGATCACACGGTCACCGGTGTCTCCCTTGAGCAACCAGGGCATCCCAGCACCTGCACAGCTCACCAAGTCCAACGCCCCTGTGCACATTGATGTGGGCGGACACATGTACACCAGCAGTCTGGCCACCTTAACAAAATTCCCAGAATCCCG AATTGGTCGTCTCTTTGATGGCACAGAGCCTATAGTCCTGGACAGCCTGAAGCAGCACTACTTCATTGACAGGGATGGACACATGTTCCGCTACATCCTCAACTTCCTCAGGACGTCCAAGCTTCTCATCCCAGAAGACTTCAAA GACTACAGTCTGCTGTATGAGGAGGCGCGGTACTTCCAGCTGCAGCCAATGCTTGCTGAGCTGGAGCGCTGGCGTCAGGACCAGGAGCTAGGCCGGGTGTCGCGCCCCTGCGAGTGCTTGGTGGTGCGCGTTGCACCTGACCTGGGCGAGAGGATCGCGCTCAGCGGTGACAAGGCCCTGATTGAAGACGTGTTTCCGGAAATCGGTGATGTCATGTGCAACTCTGTCAATGCCGGCTGGAACCATGACTCCACGCACGTCATCCGCTTCCCACTTAATGGATACTGCCACCTCAACTCTGTCCAG GTTCTAGAGCGCCTGCAACAACGTGGCTTCGAGATCGCCGGCTCCTGTGGTGGAGGCGTGGACTCATCCCAATTCAGCGAGTATGTCCTGAGGAGGGAACTGAGGAGGACGAGTCAGCGAGGATCCAATTCAAACAGGATAAAGCAGGAGCAGCTGGACTAG
- the LOC116046061 gene encoding BTB/POZ domain-containing protein KCTD1 isoform X3, which yields MFQDHRSSMSRPMITRSPVSPLSNQGIPAPAQLTKSNAPVHIDVGGHMYTSSLATLTKFPESRIGRLFDGTEPIVLDSLKQHYFIDRDGHMFRYILNFLRTSKLLIPEDFKDYSLLYEEARYFQLQPMLAELERWRQDQELGRVSRPCECLVVRVAPDLGERIALSGDKALIEDVFPEIGDVMCNSVNAGWNHDSTHVIRFPLNGYCHLNSVQVLERLQQRGFEIAGSCGGGVDSSQFSEYVLRRELRRTSQRGSNSNRIKQEQLD from the exons ATGTTTCAG GATCATCGCTCCAGCATGTCCAGGCCCATGATCACACGGTCACCGGTGTCTCCCTTGAGCAACCAGGGCATCCCAGCACCTGCACAGCTCACCAAGTCCAACGCCCCTGTGCACATTGATGTGGGCGGACACATGTACACCAGCAGTCTGGCCACCTTAACAAAATTCCCAGAATCCCG AATTGGTCGTCTCTTTGATGGCACAGAGCCTATAGTCCTGGACAGCCTGAAGCAGCACTACTTCATTGACAGGGATGGACACATGTTCCGCTACATCCTCAACTTCCTCAGGACGTCCAAGCTTCTCATCCCAGAAGACTTCAAA GACTACAGTCTGCTGTATGAGGAGGCGCGGTACTTCCAGCTGCAGCCAATGCTTGCTGAGCTGGAGCGCTGGCGTCAGGACCAGGAGCTAGGCCGGGTGTCGCGCCCCTGCGAGTGCTTGGTGGTGCGCGTTGCACCTGACCTGGGCGAGAGGATCGCGCTCAGCGGTGACAAGGCCCTGATTGAAGACGTGTTTCCGGAAATCGGTGATGTCATGTGCAACTCTGTCAATGCCGGCTGGAACCATGACTCCACGCACGTCATCCGCTTCCCACTTAATGGATACTGCCACCTCAACTCTGTCCAG GTTCTAGAGCGCCTGCAACAACGTGGCTTCGAGATCGCCGGCTCCTGTGGTGGAGGCGTGGACTCATCCCAATTCAGCGAGTATGTCCTGAGGAGGGAACTGAGGAGGACGAGTCAGCGAGGATCCAATTCAAACAGGATAAAGCAGGAGCAGCTGGACTAG
- the aqp4 gene encoding aquaporin-4 isoform X2 produces the protein MCGSRSSDRPALCSYPALSQPAAFQRFLSWCNRQTIMVAFKGIWTKDFWRAVSGEYLATLIFVLLSLGSTINWAAGEEKPPPADLVLISLCFGLSIATMVQCFGHISGGHINPAVTAAMVVTRKLSLAKGFFYVVAQCLGGITGAAILYLVTPAAVRGSFGVTTVNSNISLGHAFLVELLITFELVFTIFATCDPKRTDLGGSASLSIGFAVVIGHLFAIPYTGASMNPARSFAPALVTLNFENHWVYWVGPILGGIMAAGLYEYLYCPDPEMKKRLKQVFQKDPSVKYREVETEDIAIKPGFIHAINLVKAEKKDTFQDPTGEVLSSV, from the exons ATGTGTGGATCACGTTCGTCTGACAGACCTGCTCTCTGCTCCTATCCTGCtctctcacagcctgctgcttTCCA GAGGTTCCTGTCCTGGTGTAACAGGCAGACCATAATGGTGGCATTCAAAGGGATCTGGACCAAAGACTTCTGGAGGGCTGTGTCTGGAGAATACCTGGCCACTCTCATCTTTGTCCTTCTCAGTCTGGGCTCCACCATCAACTGGGCTGCAGGGGAGGAGAAGCCTCCCCCAGCTGACCTAGTCCTTATCTCCCTGTGCTTTGGCCTGAGCATCGCCACTATGGTGCAGTGTTTTGGCCACATTAGTGGTGGACACATTAACCCGGCAGTCACTGCAGCAATGGTTGTAACTAGAAAGCTAAGTCTGGCAAAAGGATTCTTCTATGTGGTGGCTCAGTGCCTGGGAGGTATTACAGGAGCTGCGATCCTTTACCTAGTCACACCTGCTGCTGTTAGAGGGTCATTCGGTGTGACCACG GTGAACTCCAACATCTCATTAGGACATGCCTTTCTTGTGGAACTCCTTATCACATTCGAACTGGTCTTCACCATCTTCGCCACCTGTGATCCCAAACGCACAGACCTAGGAGGTTCTGCTAGCCTTTCAATCGGCTTTGCTGTAGTTATTGGTCACTTATTTGCA ATCCCTTATACAGGAGCCAGCATGAACCCTGCTCGATCCTTTGCTCCTGCACTGGTCACACTCAACTTCGAGAACCACTGG GTATACTGGGTGGGGCCCATTCTGGGGGGCATCATGGCGGCTGGTCTGTATGAGTACCTATACTGCCCTGACCCTGAGATGAAGAAGAGGCTGAAGCAGGTCTTTCAGAAGGACCCATCAGTGAAATACAGGGAAGTGGAGACAGAGGACATTGCCATCAAGCCAGGATTTATCCATGCCATCAATCTGGTGAAAGCTGAGAAAAAGGATACTTTCCAGGACCCAACGGGAGAGGTGCTGTCTTCAGTATGA
- the LOC116046061 gene encoding BTB/POZ domain-containing protein KCTD1 isoform X2 has translation MAAACAYQRVHKRHANQTRITHRIGGLHSKDHRSSMSRPMITRSPVSPLSNQGIPAPAQLTKSNAPVHIDVGGHMYTSSLATLTKFPESRIGRLFDGTEPIVLDSLKQHYFIDRDGHMFRYILNFLRTSKLLIPEDFKDYSLLYEEARYFQLQPMLAELERWRQDQELGRVSRPCECLVVRVAPDLGERIALSGDKALIEDVFPEIGDVMCNSVNAGWNHDSTHVIRFPLNGYCHLNSVQVLERLQQRGFEIAGSCGGGVDSSQFSEYVLRRELRRTSQRGSNSNRIKQEQLD, from the exons ATGGCTGCTGCCTGCGCTTATCAGCGCGTGCACAAGCGGCATGCAAATCAGACCAGGATCACACACCGCATTGGAGGCCTACACTCAAAG GATCATCGCTCCAGCATGTCCAGGCCCATGATCACACGGTCACCGGTGTCTCCCTTGAGCAACCAGGGCATCCCAGCACCTGCACAGCTCACCAAGTCCAACGCCCCTGTGCACATTGATGTGGGCGGACACATGTACACCAGCAGTCTGGCCACCTTAACAAAATTCCCAGAATCCCG AATTGGTCGTCTCTTTGATGGCACAGAGCCTATAGTCCTGGACAGCCTGAAGCAGCACTACTTCATTGACAGGGATGGACACATGTTCCGCTACATCCTCAACTTCCTCAGGACGTCCAAGCTTCTCATCCCAGAAGACTTCAAA GACTACAGTCTGCTGTATGAGGAGGCGCGGTACTTCCAGCTGCAGCCAATGCTTGCTGAGCTGGAGCGCTGGCGTCAGGACCAGGAGCTAGGCCGGGTGTCGCGCCCCTGCGAGTGCTTGGTGGTGCGCGTTGCACCTGACCTGGGCGAGAGGATCGCGCTCAGCGGTGACAAGGCCCTGATTGAAGACGTGTTTCCGGAAATCGGTGATGTCATGTGCAACTCTGTCAATGCCGGCTGGAACCATGACTCCACGCACGTCATCCGCTTCCCACTTAATGGATACTGCCACCTCAACTCTGTCCAG GTTCTAGAGCGCCTGCAACAACGTGGCTTCGAGATCGCCGGCTCCTGTGGTGGAGGCGTGGACTCATCCCAATTCAGCGAGTATGTCCTGAGGAGGGAACTGAGGAGGACGAGTCAGCGAGGATCCAATTCAAACAGGATAAAGCAGGAGCAGCTGGACTAG